A single Sulfurimonas aquatica DNA region contains:
- a CDS encoding pyridoxal-phosphate-dependent aminotransferase family protein — protein sequence MLLFTPGPTPVPQNVRNAMSDETMHHRTPEFEAIFEETRKHLFKLFKTDEVVMIASSGTGAMEAAVINLCHNTLLNVNSGKFGERFGKIAKANGLGSQEIKNEWNTPVSVEAIVSALKSDSSIDAIAVQISESAGGLRHPVEEIAKAAKEINPNIMIIADGITAVGVESIDITNIDCLIAGSQKALMLPPGLSILGLSNSAIEKIGAGKGYYLNLATEIAKQRENTTAWTAATTLIIGLLEVLKMIEVDGGIDKLYADTEVRSNAVGSALEALGLHIYPKSPAKSMTTIDDENASEIRNLLKEKFDVNVAGGQDHLKGKIFRINQMGLISNYEMAWVVNAVELSLDKLGRRKYDGTANRIFNEITFAMAK from the coding sequence ATGTTACTTTTTACTCCTGGACCAACTCCAGTTCCACAAAATGTTCGTAATGCAATGAGTGATGAGACGATGCATCACCGTACTCCTGAATTTGAAGCGATATTCGAAGAGACAAGAAAGCATCTTTTTAAGCTTTTTAAAACTGATGAAGTTGTAATGATAGCTTCAAGTGGTACGGGTGCTATGGAAGCGGCTGTAATTAACTTGTGTCATAACACACTTTTAAATGTTAACTCTGGAAAATTTGGTGAGCGTTTTGGAAAGATAGCAAAAGCAAATGGGCTGGGTTCACAAGAGATAAAAAATGAATGGAATACGCCTGTAAGTGTTGAAGCTATTGTTAGTGCTCTTAAAAGTGATTCAAGTATTGATGCGATTGCGGTACAAATTAGCGAATCAGCTGGTGGACTTCGCCACCCAGTAGAAGAGATAGCTAAAGCGGCAAAAGAGATAAACCCAAATATTATGATAATAGCTGATGGAATCACAGCTGTTGGCGTTGAATCAATTGACATTACAAATATTGACTGTTTAATTGCTGGAAGTCAAAAAGCGCTTATGCTTCCACCAGGTTTATCAATCTTAGGACTCTCAAATAGTGCTATAGAAAAAATAGGAGCAGGTAAAGGTTATTATTTAAATCTTGCAACCGAAATAGCTAAGCAAAGAGAAAATACAACTGCATGGACAGCTGCTACAACTCTAATAATTGGCCTTTTAGAAGTTTTAAAAATGATTGAAGTTGATGGTGGAATAGATAAGCTTTATGCTGATACTGAAGTTCGCTCAAATGCCGTTGGCTCTGCGTTAGAAGCTTTAGGACTGCACATTTATCCTAAGTCTCCTGCAAAGTCAATGACAACAATAGATGATGAAAATGCTAGTGAAATTCGTAATCTATTAAAAGAAAAATTTGACGTAAATGTAGCAGGTGGGCAAGACCACTTAAAAGGTAAAATATTTCGCATTAACCAAATGGGGCTTATCTCAAACTATGAAATGGCATGGGTTGTAAACGCTGTTGAGCTTTCACTTGATAAGCTTGGCAGAAGAAAGTATGATGGAACTGCAAATCGAATTTTTAATGAAATTACATTTGCAATGGCTAAATAA
- a CDS encoding response regulator: MNILIVDDSKISRHVLSSAVSRYFDKSHWKAFKTFEAQDGIEALEVMKKERIDIMFLDWNMPNMNGEEVVDRVREHKEWNRIRIVMATTDGTKKDVLKMIRKGANGYLVKPFNENTIFTTLDKITARMASK; this comes from the coding sequence ATGAACATACTAATTGTAGATGACAGTAAGATTAGCCGACATGTATTATCAAGTGCAGTAAGCCGTTATTTTGATAAATCTCATTGGAAAGCATTTAAAACCTTTGAAGCGCAAGATGGAATTGAAGCATTAGAGGTTATGAAAAAAGAGCGAATTGATATTATGTTTCTTGATTGGAATATGCCAAACATGAATGGTGAAGAGGTCGTCGATAGAGTTCGCGAGCATAAAGAGTGGAATAGAATACGTATAGTTATGGCAACAACAGATGGTACAAAGAAAGATGTACTAAAGATGATAAGAAAAGGGGCAAATGGTTATTTAGTGAAACCATTTAACGAAAATACAATTTTTACAACATTAGACAAAATAACAGCAAGAATGGCATCAAAATAA
- a CDS encoding undecaprenyl-diphosphate phosphatase, translating into MEIFDSVILGAIEGFTEFLPISSTGHLIVASEFLGIDQTSVTKAYEVIIQFAAILAVIFNYKDKFTFKKIDLWSKVFLAFIPIGAVGFVFSSQIKELFTINIVAIMFIVGGVIFLIVEKFFIKENAKLIDDVEDVSLKQSLVIGFAQIFALVPGTSRAGSTIIGALLVGLSRKASAEFSFLLAFPVMSAVTAYDLLKHYNEFTSANLDALAVGFVISFLVAFVTIKLLLKFLEKFTFVAFGVYRIIFGVLLLILFN; encoded by the coding sequence ATGGAGATATTTGACTCTGTCATTTTAGGTGCGATTGAAGGGTTTACTGAGTTTTTACCTATTTCATCTACTGGGCACTTAATTGTAGCTAGTGAATTTTTGGGCATAGATCAGACCAGTGTAACTAAAGCTTACGAAGTAATTATCCAGTTTGCTGCAATTTTGGCTGTAATTTTCAACTATAAAGATAAGTTTACATTTAAAAAAATAGATTTATGGAGTAAGGTTTTTTTAGCCTTTATTCCTATTGGAGCTGTTGGTTTTGTTTTTTCAAGTCAGATAAAAGAGCTTTTTACCATAAATATCGTTGCTATAATGTTTATAGTTGGTGGTGTAATTTTTTTAATAGTTGAAAAGTTTTTTATCAAAGAAAATGCAAAACTCATCGATGATGTAGAAGATGTTTCACTTAAGCAATCTTTAGTGATAGGTTTTGCACAAATTTTTGCTTTAGTTCCAGGGACGAGTAGAGCAGGTTCTACGATTATAGGTGCGTTATTAGTAGGTCTTAGTAGAAAAGCGAGTGCTGAGTTTAGTTTTTTACTTGCGTTTCCTGTGATGAGTGCTGTGACAGCTTATGACTTACTTAAGCATTACAATGAATTTACATCTGCAAACTTAGATGCATTAGCAGTTGGTTTTGTTATCTCATTTTTAGTGGCGTTTGTTACTATTAAACTACTTCTTAAATTTTTAGAAAAATTTACTTTTGTTGCATTTGGAGTCTATCGAATAATTTTTGGAGTTCTTCTTTTAATACTTTTTAATTAA
- the rdgB gene encoding RdgB/HAM1 family non-canonical purine NTP pyrophosphatase has protein sequence MKLVLATSNKGKVREIKALCQDYEVVPYVELMEEFDIVEDADSFKDNALIKARAVYNALGDDDVIVIADDSGISVNVLDGEPGIYSARYGGEDATDKENLHKLIEDIKKKGVSSSPAHYTAAIAIVTKGIERTVHGWMYGTALTETKGEGGFGYDPMFVPSGYDKTLGELSDEIKKKLSHRSKALSLATKIIKTL, from the coding sequence TTGAAATTAGTTTTAGCTACATCTAATAAAGGCAAAGTGCGAGAGATAAAAGCCTTATGTCAAGATTATGAAGTTGTGCCCTATGTAGAGTTGATGGAAGAGTTTGACATTGTTGAAGATGCAGACAGTTTTAAGGATAATGCACTTATAAAAGCTAGAGCAGTTTATAATGCACTTGGTGATGATGATGTGATCGTGATTGCTGATGATAGCGGTATAAGTGTTAATGTACTTGATGGGGAGCCTGGTATATATAGTGCAAGGTATGGAGGCGAGGATGCAACGGACAAAGAGAACCTTCATAAGCTCATAGAAGATATAAAGAAAAAAGGTGTGAGTAGTTCACCTGCACACTATACAGCTGCTATTGCTATTGTAACGAAAGGGATTGAGAGAACGGTGCATGGCTGGATGTATGGAACGGCATTAACAGAGACAAAAGGTGAGGGTGGCTTTGGATATGATCCTATGTTCGTACCAAGTGGCTATGATAAAACATTAGGTGAACTTAGTGATGAGATAAAAAAGAAATTATCTCACCGCTCAAAAGCATTAAGTCTTGCAACTAAAATCATAAAAACTCTATAG
- a CDS encoding MFS transporter, which yields MFKKVLPLSSIIFLRFLGLFLVLPVLSVYALDLEGATPFLVGIIVGGYALTQAIFQLPFGKMSDKIGRKPTILFGLIIFLVGSIICAYSTDIYTLMIGRFLQGAGAIGSVATAMVSDLVEENSRGKAMAIMGGFIAISFALAMGLGPVVASSFGIDTIFLITAGLAVLSIILLFTKVPTPPKIKHIYHNDSRTLDILKDNNLLNMIVINTLQKGLMTMAFVLIPIILTKPEYGFNWEKSELWMAYLPAMIAGLIAMGPAAVFGEKKNIPKQIFLISIVLFLASFLIMGFTSSSTVFVVGVVFFFIGFNMMEPLVQSMISKFAKVHQKGAALGISNSSAYFATFLGGTFAGIYLDFSDRETLAASISIVVVLWLIWTALKLQNPIRHSHLYISQDEVDMDKLNKLEHDHIAEWYLNETENLAVIKYVPEAITEDDLKAKIIK from the coding sequence ATGTTTAAAAAAGTGTTACCACTTTCATCCATTATCTTTCTAAGGTTTTTAGGACTATTTTTAGTTTTACCAGTTCTCTCCGTTTACGCGCTAGATCTTGAGGGAGCAACTCCCTTTCTCGTTGGTATTATTGTAGGTGGTTATGCGCTTACTCAAGCTATCTTTCAACTTCCATTTGGAAAAATGAGTGATAAGATAGGAAGAAAACCAACTATTCTTTTTGGTCTCATAATCTTTCTAGTTGGTTCAATTATTTGTGCATACTCTACAGATATTTACACTCTAATGATAGGACGTTTCCTACAAGGTGCCGGAGCAATTGGTTCAGTTGCAACAGCAATGGTTTCAGACTTAGTTGAAGAAAATAGCCGTGGAAAAGCAATGGCAATCATGGGTGGATTCATAGCGATAAGTTTTGCACTTGCAATGGGACTTGGTCCAGTTGTTGCATCATCATTTGGTATAGATACAATATTTTTAATTACAGCGGGACTAGCAGTACTTTCAATTATACTTCTTTTTACAAAAGTACCAACACCACCAAAGATTAAACATATTTATCATAATGATTCTAGAACTTTAGATATCTTAAAAGATAACAACCTTTTAAATATGATAGTTATCAACACTCTTCAAAAAGGTCTCATGACAATGGCGTTTGTATTGATTCCTATTATTTTAACAAAGCCAGAGTATGGTTTTAATTGGGAAAAGTCTGAGTTATGGATGGCATATCTTCCAGCTATGATAGCTGGTCTTATAGCTATGGGCCCAGCAGCCGTATTTGGTGAGAAAAAAAATATCCCTAAACAGATTTTCTTAATCTCTATAGTACTATTTTTAGCATCATTTTTAATTATGGGCTTTACTAGTTCAAGCACAGTGTTTGTAGTTGGTGTTGTATTTTTCTTTATCGGTTTTAACATGATGGAACCTCTTGTTCAATCTATGATTAGTAAATTTGCAAAAGTACACCAAAAAGGTGCGGCATTAGGAATCTCAAACTCTTCTGCATACTTTGCAACTTTTTTAGGTGGTACATTTGCGGGAATTTATTTAGACTTTAGTGACAGAGAGACACTAGCAGCAAGCATATCTATAGTAGTAGTACTATGGCTTATCTGGACCGCACTTAAGTTGCAAAACCCTATTAGACACTCTCATCTTTATATTTCACAAGACGAGGTAGATATGGATAAGTTAAATAAACTAGAGCATGACCATATAGCAGAGTGGTATCTTAATGAAACAGAAAATTTAGCCGTAATTAAATATGTACCAGAAGCAATTACTGAGGATGACTTAAAAGCTAAAATCATAAAATAA